A window of the Streptomyces sp. JB150 genome harbors these coding sequences:
- a CDS encoding carbohydrate kinase, protein MIVVAGEALIDLVPQGPGALASLRPALGGGPYNTAVALGRLGCPTAFCSRVSSDAFGEALLDGLRAAGVDVSGVARGAEPTTLAVATIDAHGSAAYSFYVEGTADRLFTAPDALPAGTRAVSFGTCSLVLEPGASAYEELMRTAAGQGVFTALDPNVRAGLIPDADAYRARFLTWLPSVTLLKLSEEDARWLGGGPREWLAAGPSAVVITRGGDGLTAFTRDGAEHSVPGEKVDVVDTIGAGDTVNAALLHGLAARDALSPAALAGLDADGWTGLLRFAARAAAVTCSRAGAEPPYAHELEG, encoded by the coding sequence GTGATCGTCGTCGCCGGTGAGGCCCTGATCGACTTGGTGCCGCAGGGGCCGGGGGCCCTGGCGAGCCTGCGCCCCGCGCTCGGCGGCGGCCCGTACAACACGGCCGTCGCCCTCGGCCGGCTCGGCTGCCCCACCGCCTTCTGCTCCCGCGTCTCGTCCGACGCCTTCGGGGAGGCATTGCTGGACGGGCTGCGCGCGGCCGGAGTGGACGTGTCGGGCGTGGCCCGCGGCGCCGAGCCGACCACGCTGGCGGTCGCCACGATCGACGCGCACGGCTCGGCCGCGTACTCCTTCTACGTCGAGGGCACCGCCGACCGGCTGTTCACGGCGCCCGACGCGCTCCCGGCGGGGACCCGCGCGGTGTCGTTCGGCACCTGCTCGCTGGTGCTGGAGCCGGGCGCGAGCGCGTACGAGGAGCTGATGCGGACCGCCGCCGGGCAGGGTGTGTTCACCGCGCTCGACCCGAACGTCCGCGCGGGGCTGATCCCGGACGCGGACGCCTACCGGGCCCGGTTCCTGACGTGGCTGCCTTCGGTGACCCTGCTGAAGCTGTCCGAGGAGGACGCGCGGTGGCTGGGCGGCGGCCCGCGCGAGTGGCTGGCGGCCGGGCCCTCGGCCGTCGTGATCACCCGTGGCGGGGACGGGCTGACCGCCTTCACGCGCGACGGTGCCGAGCACTCCGTGCCGGGCGAGAAGGTCGACGTGGTGGACACCATCGGCGCCGGGGACACCGTCAACGCGGCGTTGCTGCACGGTCTGGCGGCCCGGGACGCCCTCTCCCCCGCCGCCCTCGCCGGCCTGGACGCCGACGGCTGGACCGGGCTTCTGCGGTTCGCGGCACGCGCGGCGGCGGTCACCTGCTCCCGGGCGGGCGCGGAACCGCCGTACGCGCACGAGCTGGAGGGGTGA
- a CDS encoding LacI family DNA-binding transcriptional regulator gives MPTMADVARSAGVSVATVSHVLNGTRPVLPHTRQAVLDAIDALGYTPNTLARSLVTARTRSIGLAVSAISNPYFTEILQGVEAAALEHGYGLLIADPHDDPRHERTVVQLLHERRVDGMIVAPSADPRELVAYLRRHHVPAVLLDRVVDDRAEGAQAFDQVCADSVEPMTRLVTHLAGLGHRRIGLVAGRPGLSTTSERITGYRQGLAAAGLPFEERFLAHGDSEAAGGERATAALLSLAVPPTALVTANNAMTIGALRALRERGLTVPGDLALACFDDFAWADLFSPRLTAIAQPSRELGAEAVRVLLERLAEPDRPARTVRLPCTFVHRTSCGCPEPPPRRPDPSEGLAQPEKGADS, from the coding sequence ATGCCGACCATGGCCGACGTCGCGCGCAGCGCCGGGGTCTCCGTGGCGACCGTCTCGCACGTGCTGAACGGGACGCGGCCGGTGCTGCCGCACACCCGGCAGGCCGTCCTCGACGCGATCGACGCGCTCGGCTACACCCCGAACACCCTCGCCCGCTCCCTGGTGACCGCGCGGACCCGGTCCATCGGGCTCGCGGTGTCGGCGATCAGCAACCCGTACTTCACGGAGATCCTGCAAGGCGTCGAGGCCGCCGCCCTGGAGCACGGCTACGGCCTGCTCATCGCCGATCCGCACGACGACCCCCGGCACGAGCGCACGGTCGTCCAGCTGCTGCACGAGCGGCGGGTGGACGGCATGATCGTCGCCCCGTCCGCGGACCCGCGCGAGCTGGTCGCGTACCTGCGCCGGCACCACGTGCCCGCCGTGCTCCTGGACCGTGTGGTCGACGACCGCGCGGAGGGCGCCCAGGCCTTCGACCAGGTCTGCGCGGACAGCGTGGAGCCGATGACCCGGCTGGTCACGCATCTCGCCGGGCTCGGGCACCGCCGGATCGGCCTGGTCGCGGGCCGGCCGGGGCTGAGCACGACGAGCGAGCGGATCACCGGGTACCGGCAGGGTCTGGCGGCGGCGGGGCTGCCCTTCGAGGAGCGGTTCCTGGCGCACGGCGACTCGGAGGCGGCGGGCGGCGAGCGGGCCACCGCGGCCCTGCTGTCCCTGGCCGTGCCGCCGACGGCGCTCGTCACCGCCAACAACGCGATGACCATCGGCGCCCTGCGCGCGCTGCGCGAGCGGGGCCTCACCGTGCCCGGCGACCTCGCGCTCGCCTGCTTCGACGACTTCGCCTGGGCGGACCTCTTCTCGCCCCGGCTCACCGCGATCGCCCAGCCCAGCAGGGAACTGGGCGCCGAGGCGGTCCGGGTGCTCCTGGAACGCCTCGCCGAGCCGGACCGGCCCGCCCGGACCGTGCGGCTGCCCTGCACGTTCGTCCACCGCACCTCGTGCGGCTGCCCGGAACCGCCGCCCCGGCGGCCGGACCCGTCCGAAGGGCTCGCGCAGCCCGAGAAAGGAGCCGACTCGTGA
- a CDS encoding helix-turn-helix domain-containing protein, which produces MNDNELGTYLRSWREAVTPEEVGLPPGSRRRTPGLRRAELATLAGISVEYLTRLEQGRDRNPSAQVLGALADALNLSLRDRMVLRRLTKEADGGDPLVCAAAPPLSRTPRPAVRAVLDRLEPTPAVVVNWIGDILAHTTGYARLFGPIGVLDGERPNLLRHVFTDPRARAAYPDWEREADNLVAHLRHDVPLRDPYAAELAEELTVTAGAEFADRFADLAMAPRRVGTRRVEHPEAGQLRLLHETLALPDDGQRIVVHLPADEATAAALDRLDGRHPGGLRAVSRAS; this is translated from the coding sequence GTGAACGACAACGAGTTGGGCACCTATCTGCGGTCCTGGCGCGAGGCCGTGACCCCGGAGGAGGTCGGCCTGCCCCCGGGCTCCCGCCGCCGTACCCCCGGACTGCGCCGCGCGGAACTGGCCACGCTCGCCGGCATCAGCGTCGAGTACCTGACCCGGCTCGAGCAGGGCCGCGACCGCAACCCCTCCGCGCAGGTCCTCGGCGCCCTCGCCGACGCGCTGAACCTGTCCCTGCGGGACCGGATGGTGCTGCGCCGCCTCACCAAGGAGGCGGACGGCGGCGACCCGCTGGTCTGCGCCGCGGCCCCGCCGCTCAGCCGCACCCCGCGCCCCGCCGTGCGCGCCGTCCTCGACCGTCTGGAGCCCACCCCGGCCGTGGTGGTCAACTGGATCGGCGACATCCTCGCCCACACCACCGGCTACGCACGGCTGTTCGGCCCGATCGGCGTGCTCGACGGCGAGCGCCCCAACCTGCTCCGCCATGTCTTCACCGACCCCCGCGCGCGGGCCGCCTACCCCGACTGGGAGCGCGAGGCCGACAACCTGGTCGCCCACCTCCGGCACGACGTGCCCCTGCGCGACCCCTACGCCGCCGAGCTGGCCGAGGAGCTGACGGTGACGGCCGGGGCCGAGTTCGCCGACCGGTTCGCCGATCTGGCGATGGCCCCGCGACGGGTCGGCACCCGGCGCGTCGAGCACCCCGAGGCCGGGCAGCTGCGGCTGCTGCACGAGACGCTGGCCCTGCCGGACGACGGCCAGCGGATCGTCGTCCACCTCCCGGCCGACGAGGCCACGGCCGCCGCCCTGGACCGCCTCGACGGCCGCCATCCGGGAGGCCTGCGGGCCGTGAGCCGGGCGAGCTGA
- a CDS encoding YceI family protein, with protein sequence MTTRDDFSNSLTVTPLPLSPGDWELDPLHSAVNFTIRHLGIAKVRGRFTEVKAALSVGETADDVRVTAEIALASIDTGIAERDAHVRASDLLDVEKRPTMTFRSTRVSGEGEDWTMEGELTIGDVTRPVTLAVEFGGLVDVPVDGSRHAGFEATGEIRRSDFGLDFAPGLLGDVVKIQLDMQFVEPRAA encoded by the coding sequence ATGACGACACGTGACGACTTCTCGAACTCGCTGACCGTGACCCCGCTGCCCCTGTCCCCCGGTGACTGGGAGCTGGACCCGCTGCACTCGGCCGTCAACTTCACCATCCGGCATCTGGGCATCGCCAAGGTGCGCGGGCGGTTCACCGAGGTGAAGGCCGCCCTGTCCGTCGGTGAGACGGCCGACGACGTGCGGGTGACCGCCGAGATCGCCCTGGCCTCCATCGACACCGGCATCGCCGAGCGGGACGCGCATGTCCGCGCGTCCGATCTGCTCGACGTGGAGAAGCGTCCCACGATGACCTTCCGCTCGACCCGGGTGTCGGGCGAGGGCGAGGACTGGACGATGGAGGGCGAGCTGACGATCGGGGACGTGACGCGTCCCGTGACGCTCGCTGTGGAGTTCGGCGGGCTGGTCGACGTGCCGGTCGACGGCAGCCGGCACGCCGGGTTCGAGGCGACGGGCGAGATCCGGCGCAGCGATTTCGGCCTGGACTTCGCGCCGGGGCTGCTCGGTGACGTGGTGAAGATCC
- a CDS encoding Rieske (2Fe-2S) protein — translation MPARPSASRRAVLRGAALAPVAGLGLAACSPEDSGGAPAAPTAPVELGADSEVVKGAARLYRDHNVVVSRDDQGALKAYSSICTHAGCPITKLTGTRLTCFCHGSEFDAATGEVLQPPATVPLTELAVHSEDGRIVAGPRD, via the coding sequence ATGCCCGCCCGCCCCTCCGCGAGCCGCCGCGCCGTCCTGCGCGGGGCCGCACTCGCCCCCGTGGCCGGGCTCGGCCTCGCCGCCTGCTCCCCGGAGGACTCCGGCGGCGCCCCGGCCGCTCCCACCGCGCCGGTCGAGCTCGGCGCGGACAGCGAGGTCGTGAAGGGCGCCGCCCGCCTGTACCGCGACCACAACGTGGTGGTCAGCCGGGACGACCAGGGCGCCCTGAAGGCGTACAGCTCGATCTGCACGCACGCGGGGTGCCCCATCACCAAGCTCACAGGGACCCGGCTGACGTGCTTCTGCCACGGCAGCGAGTTCGACGCCGCCACCGGCGAGGTGCTTCAGCCGCCGGCCACGGTGCCGCTGACCGAGCTGGCCGTCCACAGCGAGGACGGCAGGATCGTGGCGGGCCCGAGGGACTGA